A segment of the Manis javanica isolate MJ-LG chromosome 17, MJ_LKY, whole genome shotgun sequence genome:
tctctccttAACTTTCTCCTACATTGAAAGAGCTCCGCAGGGAAGGGCCTGATTCTACTCCCTGAACAGGGCTTGGCTTAGGTGACACCTCAGGAAATAGGTGTTCAGTGAGTGAGAAATGAGTGGAGGCGAGAAAGGCCGCAAGCAAACCTAGACAGAGAAAGTCAAGGATAGCTTAAGGCGCCACCTCCTCAGGGAAGGGCCCTTCCCCCGGGCTGGGGAAGCACCGCCTctgcttctctcacttagcatgTCATCCTGGAATTTAAGCATCTGTGACCGTCCCTACCTTGGGGAGCTGCTAGAGGCTCAGATTCACCTGGGGGTGCTAGGATTACTCAGAGAGCATGAGACCTGCTGCCTAGTATGTGCTCAGCCAATgtgtgaggaaatggaggcaaagGGCAGAGGAGGGTGGTGGCAGGAGAGGGACACGAGGGGTGGCGCCTGCTCCATTCCACGCCAGAGCTCTACTCACCTCATACAGTTCCAGGGGGTAGTTACAGGCCTGGGGGAGAAGAGAGCAGAGTCACAGCCCACAGAGAAGTAAGAGGCTGCTCTAGAACAGGGGTCTGGGACCCCAAACCCCTCTAGTTCCCATCAGACCCTGGGCAGGAGTCCCCTAGGAAAGCAGGGGATGGAGCCCAGGGTCTTCTGGGAATTACAGAACCATAACTAGTGGGCAGCAAGCGGGCGGAGGACAGGGCCAGCTCTGAACATgggaggctgagctgggctgccCTTGGGGAAGCTGGGGTCTGGGTACCTCAAACTTTTGGAGGAGACTGCAGTTGTCAGCATCAGCCACTGGCACATTGTAATATTCACCCTCCTCCTGGTTCAGTAACTTGAACCTGACCGTGCAGACAGACAGAGACCAGGGCGGAGCATTTGTGAGAGAGATGGGGAGGCACCCAGTGGAGAGGCAGAGACATCAGGGgggacagagacacagaaagacagacacagagatgcagagagaaagagtgagctaaggagacagggagaagggggaaggaggagacGGGGCGTGGGGAACAGCGGCCCAGAGGAGGTGGACCGCACAGAGGGGGGCTGAGACGCCAAGGCCTGgcccggccctcccctcaccagCCGTCCACGGGCGCCTTGAGCAGCTCCGAGACCCCGAAGGACATGGCCCCCATGAAGTCATTGCGGGATGTCCGGTCCCAGTCCCACACCTCCACGCTGAGCCGGCGCTCCACGTCCCCGGGCTTCAGGGTGCTGCGGGAGGGGGGGCAGGCTGAGGGGTCGCCCCGGCTCCCCCCAGCCCGCATCCTTGGTGGAGGGGGGGAGCTCTCTAAAGCGTCTTCCTCAGGGCAGTGTCCCTCCCGGCAGGGGCCGCAGTGAACCTGGCCGGCTCGGCTGcggcccctctcccttcctcccactcccaggcctccctgcccttccccagcgGTTCCCTCCCGAGGTCCCTGAGTCCCTCTCCTCTCTGCAAGGCTCTGCCCTTTTTTCTGGTAGTtggcttcctttctcttcctgccacccaccccacccGCCACCACCACCGCCTGTCTGCCCAATCTCCCCATTCTGTGTTGCTTTTCGGATTTGTGCCTCTCCACCTGAGCGCAccgccacccccccacccccaccattttTGTCTCACTCTAAATCGGTGGGCTTTGATGGAGATAAATACACACGTCTGTCTCTCAGCTTCTGTAACTCCTCTCTCCCCTATCACCCCATTCCTTTCTCCCAACACTTTTTTCTACCCTTTTTTGTGCTTCCTCTATCCTACCACCTCCCACCAGCTGCTCTCTGGGGTCTTGTGGGCCACCAGGACCCTCAGATCATTCTCTGTCAGCCATCACAGCCTCCCCTGCACCCGAGGCTCACAACACAAAGGTCTCATTCCACACAGGGTTTAGCGTGGCTTTCACTGTCCGGGTCTTCTGTTTGGTCAGGTTCCGAGGGTCTGGGATGAGCTTCAGTTTCACATAGGGATCAGACAGACCATTGGGGTCCATTGGAATGAGGTTACGGGCCTCGCCAACTGCGGGGGGAGGTGAAGAAGGGCAGATTGGGTTAGAGATGCGGGGAGATGCGCCCGTTGCTTACCCGGGTAGCAGTCAAGAACTCCCAGCTCCGGGCCGCCCTCCTCCTGGCCGCTTACCTCTCCAGCACCCAGAAGGGGCCGTAAGCCCTTCCCAGGCAGTGACGCAGAAGTCGGAAACAAAACCCCTTCCCTCCGTTTGGGCCCGGGAGCGAGGGCCCTGGTCTGGTCGCAGCCGTGACCCGACCTCCCTCGGAACCAGGTCTTTCTCACCCCGCCCTCCCAGGGGCTTTGCTGCCCAGGAAGCCCACGAAGGGCCTGACCTTTGCCACAGGCCCGGCTGGAGACCCGGCTTCGAGCTGGAAGGGGCGGGGCGAggccgggcgggggcggggccttcCCGGTTGAGCGGTGGGCCGCGCAGGTGAATCCAATCGGCCCATCCCCCCTCGATAAAGGGCGGCCGGACGAGGGGCGGGCCTCACCCGTAACGTGAATCTCGTCCACGGTGGGCGCCCGGATTTCCAGCTGCAAGCGCCCGCGGCGCTCGGTGTGGTCCACGCCACACAGAGAGGGCACGCTGCGCACACAGCGCCGGTGCACGTTCATCTCGCAGCCTAGGGGCGCAAAACTGGGGGTAGCACTTCCGGCCCCGCCCTGCCCCCCCAGCATTACCCGAAACCCAGGAGCAGCGCTTTTGGAGGGGCCCCCGCGCTCCAGGGGACTCACAGGAGCACTTCATGCCCTGGTGCACCAGCCCGTAAAGGAGGGAGCCGCAGTGGTCGCAGAAGGTGGGGCTGCTGTAGCTGTGCAGGCGGAACTTGTGCTTGTTCCGGGGGTCCTGGGGCGGAGAGGAGCAGTtcggaggggcagggaggggcaccgcgcctactgtgtgccaggcactgcttttGGCGCCGGGACcagccatcaacaaaacaaataaaactgccCACATGGACTTTACTTTCCAGTGGAGGGAAACAGAAGATAGACACGGTAAATAAATATGGTGGATGGTAATAGGCGCtctggagaaaaatgaagcaagcAAGGGCCCTGTGAGGGCTGGTAGGGGTACAGAGTTGAAATTTGCAACAATGCTCAGAAAGGCTTCAGAACAAGGTGGCATTTGGAAGAACCTGAAAGAGGGGGCTCCCAATATCCCAAAGTCCCTACAGCCTTTCCCCCTCCCGTAAGCTGGCCACCAGGAACCCCAGATCCTTTGCTGTCAGCCTCTGTCAATGTCTGCCTGCTGATGATCTTTCTCTGAGTCCTTTGTGGGATACAGAATACGGCCTCTCAGTTAAGGGCCCCAGGAATCCTAAATGAAAGATTAAGTGTAAAGCAGAGAGCAGGGCCTGCCTGTTAGATGTGCTCGGTACTGCTACTTTTACTGCTGTGGACACGATTAGAGATTTTATTGCAGTCATCACACAGCCCAGGGTTTAAATAAGAGCTAGGCCATTTCCCAGTGTGACTTTGGGTGAGCTCATGCGCAGTTTTGAGCCTCAGCGCCCTCCTCTGTCCATTGGAGATGATCTGTATCTTGAGATAATGCTAAATGTCCAGAGGGCAATGAAGCATGAATTTACCATTAGGAAAAGGATTCCTTCTTCACTCCTGGCAACGTCTGAGTGTGAAATAATCTGGTGTTTGCCTTTTTCTAAGAATGCATTGCAAGAGTTGTCTTAGGAAAATTCAGGACGTTCTTGGACTTTTATTCATCTTGCACTTCAGTTGGGGATTCTACTTTTGAATTTTACTTGGGTTGGGAGTTCTTGCTTTTGGTCAGCATTAGATGGTCAGTCCCATTTTGTAggggggaaaactgaggctcagagagaagagCCCTGGGGCCAGTCAGAAAGTGAAGGAGGACTCCGGGATGGGCATGCAGAGTTGACTGTTCTTGTAAGCCTCTGacgtggagggagggaaggagaggaaggttatatctgtgtgtgcacatgggtgATCTGGGAAtctatatgtgtgtgcacataggaatgtatatgcacatgtgtacacacatgggGAtctgtatatgcatatgtgtgtgcatggggCTCTATATggacgtgtgtgtgcatgcgtgtatACTGTAGGGTCTCTCTGGGCCTCCCTCCATCAACACTTCCTAAACCATTCTGCATATCCACCATTTTCTATTTAGTCTTTCTCTCTGGGCATCTGAACCTCTGTCTCTCTCGAGTTTCTccatctctgtgtgtctctctcagtctctccaggtccccttttccttcctcctctgtcaCTGTCTCTATGTCTCTCTGGGTATCTATCTTGTATGGATTTCTGAGATTCTCTGTCTTATCTTGGAATCTCAGTGCCcacattaatatttctttctgtctctctcttcctgtctctccGTCAGctatctgtttttaaaatctcttgaCCTCTGAATGACAGCCCAGGCCCTCCAGTGCCGGCCTTTGGTCCCCCACCTGTGTCCTCAGCCTGTCTCCGTCCCCTCTCATTCCCCCTTTCCAGGCCAAGGGCAGGGAATCTGGGCCAGACTAGCTCCCCCTATCTCTccagcccccctcccctcccagccttaAAAATAGCAGGAGAAATTGGGACGGACGCCGAGGGGGTGAGGGCGGGGGCGCGGCCCGAGGAGGAAGAACCAGGTGTCTGGGCACTCACGTCTGTCTGGGGACCTTTCCCAGCACCTGGACACTCGAAGGTCACAAACTCGTGGCATCGTCGATGAACCACAAAACTGCAGACTGAAGGTGAGAATCATAGaggcagaaacagagagagagccCAGTGGACACAGagtcagaaagaaaaagcaagagggAGAGACCCCAACAATGAAAACCGGAGAGCCACGCGGATCTAGAGTCTGAGACCTTGACATGGGGAAAGAGAGGCAGGCAGACAGACCAGGAGACAGACATTCAAGAGATGGACCCAGAGAcggaaacagagacagagaagcaCAGAGACCCCAGTGCATACACACAGCCACAGGGAGACAGACACATAGAAAAGAGGGTCCCACTGACACATGAGTCTACAGACAAGACATACCAAAGCGGGAAGGAGAGACGTAGATGGCGgtgaagagagaaacagaatgtCTCTGACAGAGAGGACAAGTTGGGCAGAAGTGAGTCTGGGGGCGCTGCAGCCGCCCCCCTCCCTGACTCACTCTGTTCTCAGCAGTAGCAGCTGGTGCTTTGGGACTCTGCCCCCTCTGCCGCCCCCCCATAATAGCCGCCTCGCCcggcccccacccacccatcagTGACCCCACCCGGCCTGCCCCTGCCTAGGACGGTTGTTGTTGTCATGGCAACAGCCGCCTGGTGGGGGGCTCTGACTTTTGCATCTCCGGCCCCCCCTTAAGCTCCCCTTTTCCAAATCTTCCTGTTCCCATGGCAACAGATTCTCCAAATATCTGTCCCCACCTGGAGCCGACTGAAGGAGGGGCCCCAGTACCACCTCCGCGGTGGCCCCGCCGTCAGagctttctccccaccccactgcaggcTGTGGCTCtgccacaccccccaccccaggctcccCCGCGCCTCTCTGGGGACCAGAGAACACGTGTGTCAAGCAGCCTGGCTGTGGGGCCCCCTTCACCCTCCTGAGGGTCCCAGGAATCCAGGTCCTCAGCCCTTACCTTGACATTGCAGGCCCTGTTTTCCAATCCCCCTGCAAGATCAGGGATCTGAGGTCAGTGCAGAAAAGGGTCCCTGGACCCCTCACCTCTGCCAGCCATAGGAGGCCTGCATGCCTCCCGCCCCGCTCCGGCAAGACCCAGGAGTCTGAGACCCAGCTGCCTCTTCTTTCTAGAACCCAGAAacgctggtccccagccctcctccctcagaTCCAGGAGCCGGggtccccagccctcctccctcagTCCCCTCTTTCCTTATTACCCAGAGGTCTGGTGGCACAGGGGTCTCTGCCCCAGTCCCCCCCAGCCCACGCATATCCCCGGCTCCTTCCCTCACCAGATGAAGTCGGTGCAGTGGCTGCAGAAGGTAGGCTGCTTGAAGAAGCGGGCGGTGAACTTGTGGCTCTTGACTTCGTGGACCACCTTCTGCCTCAGAGCCCCCTTTCTGCAAAACAGGGGTCGGGGTCCCCCTTCTGAATCGCCTCCACCGGGGCCCAGGCCAGCCATGGCCCCAGAAACGCAGCAGGAACCAGGCTCCTGCCTTTCGGGGAAACAGGTGGAAGGGCGAGGGGCCGGAGACTCGGAGAGCCGACAGCCCGGGAGAGGTTCCGAGGCGGCAAGGAGAGGGGCGAGGCTCCTCCGGGAGCAGGGCGCGGGGCAGTAGTTGCACCCCGGGGCGCGCCCGCTGAGCTCCGCCAGGGGGAGCGGCAGGTGGGGCGCAGAGCCCGGGGCAGGGGCGCCGCGGAGCCGGAGGCACGGGCGGCGGCCGCGGGAGCTCCGGCTCAGGCACCTGCTGAAATGCAGGAGCGCGGGTTGGGGGAGGCGTTGCCATGACGACCGAGGGGCGGGGTTTAGGCTTAAAGGCGCCCCCCGGGTGGAGTCTCTGGACCAGCGCCCTCTCCGACACACGTGCGCACGCCCGCTCCGCCGGCCGCCTGAGGCGGGCGTCCTCCCCGCCTCCGCCTGTCCTCCTGGGGAGCCTCCGGGCCCCGTGAGCCCCCGGGGACTTGGCTCGGATCTCTGGGACTCTGACTGCCCCTCTGCTTGGCTCCACAAGCTCTATTCCGTGGGGGGCCCCGCTGCCAGCAGGGCGGCTTGGCGGCTCCTCCCCGGATGCCGTCCGCGTCGGGGTCTCCCGGGCGTCCGGGAGTGTGGGTCTGTGCCCCCCTGCGGGAGCGTCTCCCGCTCTCCGTCTGCGCTCCTCTCCTGGATTCCCGGCTCTCCCTCTCTCGTCTGTTTCGGTCTCTGCGTGGATCTGTGCTCTTGTCCTTGTCTCTGAAAATCCccatttcagttttcttcatgtaCTCTTCGCTGTgttgtccatctgtctgtccctCGTCCCGCGACCCTCGGTCCCTGGATGTCTGTCTCGCTGTGAGTCGGTCTCCGTCTGTCTGTCCCTGGATGTGCCTCATCAGCTGCGCGGCCTCCCTGAGTCTCTCCCTCTCGCTGCCTCTCTTCGTCCCTGCAGCCCCGCgactccctctccctgcccccggGGTCTCGCCCTAAATCCTGGCCACCTGCCCTTCTCCGCCCGTGTCTGTCTCGGCGCATCTCCCCCTGTGCTTGCTGTTCCTCTTCCTATTGCTCTGTGCCCATCGCTCTCTGACCCCACTGCCTGGCTCTGCCAGTCTCTCTCTGGATGTTTGAGTGAACCTATCAtctgtcccccagcccccatctttttccctttctcactctctctccGTTTGTCTCCCTGGCTCTGTGACCCTCTATTCATCTCTGGggtcctccctccttccctccacgTCTGATTACTGTCCCTTCCTGGCTCTAGCATATCTGCTTTGCAGTCCGGGGCTTAGAGGGTCTCTCCTCCTGCCTCCGAGTCTCGGCCTTCCTGGGGTCGCGCTCCGTCCCTCCCGCGGCTCCGGGGAGCGCCAGGGTCCCATTCTGTTGCCAGAGGCACCCACGCCTGCCCGGGGCGTACGGCGTAATGCATTCTGGGACTTGTAGTTCGAGCACGCGGGCTGCCTGTTCTCGCGACACGGATCTTCCTCTCCTGGAGGGCGCCGCCGCGGGGGCTGGGGCGTCCTGCTCGCGCAGCGAACTCTGGGGTCGGGGTCTGCCTTCCCGAAGTCCAAGGGAGTTGAGACAATCCAACTGCCTCCTAACCCCCCAAAAGATGGGGACCTCTGGCATCCCAGCAATCTTCAGGCGTCCGCCGggccccagggcagagccaggGGACTGGGGCGGCCCCCAAAATGCACAGAGGAGTACCGCGCTCGGTGCCGGCTGTGCTCGAGCTCTTCCCCGAGTGGCCAACGTATCACCCCTGGGTTTTGGAGCTGTTCTCTGCGCCGCCTTCCAGAAGGGGTCCAagcctgggatgggggaagggaaaggggcagAAGCCCTTTGAGGCAGGGGGTGGTGTCGGTCAGGATTCTGGGGTGGGCACTGCAGAAATCAAGAGAGGCTTTTCTTCGTCAAAAAGGGGCGCGTCGGTTCTAGTCAGCCCATGCCAGTCTTCCGGCCAGGCACTTCTCCCACTACAGTATCTCTTCCCAATCGCCTTTGCCGGGTGTAGGTGCAGAAAATGGGTTGCATGATCCTGGAATTTTCCCggatgtgtatgtatttttgtgaTTTTCCTCAGGCTGAGAAACGGGCTAGATGTCCTGTAGAATAGAGGTTCACTGTAGGAATAATTCATTTAACCTTTATCAAGGTCCTCTGTTGTTCAGGTGTCAGGGGTGGTAAGATGGAGCAGAGGGGGCGGGGGGAATGTGGGCAAGGTCAGAGCCCAAAGGCCTCCAATGCCAGGCTCAGGCTTTGGGCATTACCTGCAGGAAAGATATAGTTGGACATGTCAAGATTTGAGCAGAAGAGGATAGTGTCAGACCTGGATGTTGGAAACATGGATGGGTTATGGAGGTAAGATGGGCGAGGAGGCAGGGTAGAGGCAGCTGGGGCAATAGCTCAGGGGAAATAATGAAACCGGAGCAAAATGGAACCTGGAGAAGGGGACAGATACAAAATAGTATTTAGGAGGAAAAATACAGTGTTTGATGAGTGACTGGCAGAGAAGCCAGTAAGAACCAGTGCCTGGCTTCTAAGTCCTGAGAGGCTGTTTTGAGATGGAGAACTGGGAAGAGTTGATTTTAGAGTAAAGATGCTGTACCCAGATGTGGACGTTGTTCCCGAGGTGCTCATGGACTCCAAGGAGTGAGAagtcttcatttcatttctgtcCTCACCAGCTCCCCGGTTTGAGGGGGAAATTCGGAGGATCCAGACTCAGCCAGTATTCTCTGACGAGGCCGAAATTCTCTTGGCCCAAAGCCCCTTCTCCCACCAGACCCAGGAGTCTGGGCCTTGCCCTCTTGCCTGGAGCCCTCCCCAGTAATAAAGCAAGCACAAGCCTTTCGTTTATCTTTAtattgaggtaaaaaaaaaaaaaatgaacattatgGATATGGGGGTGGGAGATGGGACAAGGCTTCCCTCTGTGATTGACAGCAGGAGCTGAGGAAACCAGAAGCTTCggggaattaaaaaatatatatatatatttatacacttaCATATATCACATTATGCGTGAGTCCCAGAGAAGCAGGAAGCAGCTGCAGGAAGCTAGCACACAGCAACACACGTGTACATCACACACTCAAGCGATGCAAGTCCTCTATGGTGGGCAGCACCCCCCTTCCCCCAAAGAAGCTTCCCCTTTAAGAACAGGGCCACCCAGCAAGTTGGGCCCTGAGGACCAGGAAAACGAAAAAAACTGCCTCTAGGGCTGACAGTGGCCATTTTCTCCTCCCAGCAAAGGCGGGCTGCACTCTTTCTAACACTGAGGCTACAGGGccatgccctgcccctcccaaatACTTGAAACAGCTGTCTTCAAGAGCATGTGGTTTTCACCAGTCCCTTTTTTGATACCCTCTGAGAGTAGTTGGGATGGAAGGCATCCACCGTTTGCTCTAGGTGGTGTGTTTTCAGTAAGCCTGGCAAAAAATCTGGAGCTTATGTCGGATGAGGCTGAGTGCCAGGTGGGGTCTAGGCCTAGAGTCTGCTTTAGGCCTCTGGCCCACTGGAAATGACTGACCTCCGGAGGTATTTTTCTAACTTAAAGGTGCACTGTACACACCCCCTCCACTGGGAGAAAGGGGCCCCATCCTTAGctacccctccccacccacccccaacacaccctcccacacacacacacactaaggcACAGGCAGGGTGGGAAGCATGCTTTGGCAATGAGGCCCCTCGGGAGGCCCAGGGAATGAACAGCTGCAAAGACGGGTGTGGTTTGTGGAGCTCAGCACCTTTGGAGGTGGGGGCCGGTGAGGTGggggcagagaagaaagaagtcTTAGGGCTCCCAAGGAAACGGGAGGAGGCGGTCAGGGACCAAGCAGACGGAACACAGATGAGAGGACCAGAAGAGAGGGTGGGGGCAACCAAACAAACTGGGAAGAGGAGCCAGAGCAacgggaggggagaggagaggaacagAAATGAGAGCCCAAGAATGGGGACAGAGATGGAAGGATGGAGAGGAGGCACCCGGAAGAGGAAGTCCGAACTCAGTAGAGAAACTGGAGAGAAGAGGGGATCGGGAGACCCCCGGCTGGGCCTCAGACCCGGACGAAAACCAGACGGGCCGAGTACACCAGGTCGGCCACGTAGGCCAGCAGGTTGATGGCCGTGAGGATGGCCACGGCCAGTCGGCGGTCCCAGTCGCACACATAGTAGTTGTGCTTATGGCTGCAGGTGACATCCCTCGACCTCCGGGGCTGGCCGTGATACTTCTCATCGAACTGGTAGAGCGGCCAGATGACGAGCGCAGTGGCGTAGAGGAGGACAGAGAGCAGGGCCAGCCCCGACAGGAAGCTGGGGAAGGGGATGGGCAGCAGGTTGGTGCAGTCGCCCAGGTTCAGCAGGATGGCCACTGCAGCCAGGATGAAGCAGATGGAGTACACGGCCACGCACCACTCCAGGGCTGGCTGGTGCTGGTACAGGTGGGGGCTGCTGATGAAGGCGAAGATGACACAGGCCACAAAGGTCTCCAGCACCTTGAGCAGGCCTGGCACGGTGGCCATGTAGCCAGTGATCTCGCCGGGCCGGGCCCGGGTCCAGGCCACTTCGGTGGCATAAGCCACGCAAGCGATGCAGGAGAAGGCGGTGGCGGCGATGGCGTGGTCCCGGGAGCGGCCGTGAGACAGAAACTGGACGTAGGTGGTGGGGTAGATGATGGAGGACGAGAGGCAGAAGAGGGCAGCATAGCAGGCGAAGGTGATGGGGAAGTTGCGCCAGGACAGGGGGAAGCGGGCTTGGAGCCCACATAGCTCCACTATGAGGATGATGAGGGTCACAGAGAAGCAGAAGCACCAGGTGAACATGGACCAGTTGCCCATGGGCCCCTGCCAAGCACCCACGCTGGCCACCAGCGAGAAGGCCACACAGGTGGACAGCAGCTGCAGCAGGCGGAGGAGGCCAAGGGGCTGGATGAAGGCCCGAGGGGACCCCACAATGGTCGGGGAGCCCAGGCCCGAGGACGTCGTCGTGGTGGTCGTGATGGTGCGGGTCACCGTCACCGGCATGGCTAGGGGGAGGGGGAAAAAGTGTCCTAAGAAGGTTCCAGAAAAGGGAGAATCCAGGCCCCCAGCCCTTGCCTGCTCTGGGGACAAAGTAATGTGGACTCTAGCTGGGGAGCACCCAGGACTGGGGCTCTCGGTTTTCTGACTGTGTTGCCCAGGTCCTGGCTCCCTCCTCCTGTGTCAGAGCCCAGGAGTCTGGGCCCCTGTGTCTCTTCTTCCCCCAACACTCCTTTCCTCTCTGCAGCCCAACTACTGTAAAACCACACATCTCCCCACTCTGGACGCTCAAAGCTGCCATTCCAGCAGGGACTCAGCAACCCAGTCATCTAGCAGGGTTCTAAGGCATCTGCCATCACCCATGGCAACAGGAGGCCCTGTCTCTGAGCTTCAATACGCCTCTGAACACTTCCCGCCTTTGGGTGCCCAGAGCTCTGCACCCAGCCAGCTCCTAGGTCCAACTTCCTTCTTGTACCTTAGGGGTATTTCCAGCCCCCAAACCT
Coding sequences within it:
- the MYADM gene encoding myeloid-associated differentiation marker, which codes for MPVTVTRTITTTTTTSSGLGSPTIVGSPRAFIQPLGLLRLLQLLSTCVAFSLVASVGAWQGPMGNWSMFTWCFCFSVTLIILIVELCGLQARFPLSWRNFPITFACYAALFCLSSSIIYPTTYVQFLSHGRSRDHAIAATAFSCIACVAYATEVAWTRARPGEITGYMATVPGLLKVLETFVACVIFAFISSPHLYQHQPALEWCVAVYSICFILAAVAILLNLGDCTNLLPIPFPSFLSGLALLSVLLYATALVIWPLYQFDEKYHGQPRRSRDVTCSHKHNYYVCDWDRRLAVAILTAINLLAYVADLVYSARLVFVRV